In Trichlorobacter lovleyi, the DNA window GGCAGGCGGGCTTGACTACCTGGTGCAGCTGACCGAGCGGATGCTGCGCGCCCATCCCAAGTACGTCACCATCCTTGCCCCGCTCTCCACCTTTTTCCTGACCGTCTGCTGCGGTACCGGCCATGCCGTCTACGCCCTGCTGCCGGTTATCTCCGACGTGGCACTCAAGACCGGTATCCGTCCGGAACGCCCCATGGCCATCTCCAGTGTGGCCTCCCAGATGGGTATTACCGCCAGTCCGGTTGCCGCTGCCGTGACCTTCTTTCTCGGCTTTGCCGCCAAGGCCGGCTATCCGGTCACCCTGGTGGATATCATCATGGTCACCATGCCGGCCGGTGTGTTGGGTGTGCTGGCAGCAGCCGCCTGGAGCTTCAACCGTGGCAAAGACCTGGATAAAGATCAGGAATTTCAGGCCCGTCTGGAAGATCCCGACTTCCGTAACGCCCTGAACGCCAACGTCACAACCCTGGACCAGAAGATCTCCACCACGGCCAAACTGTCAGTGCTGCTGTTCTTTGCCGGGGTCGGCTCCATCATCCTCCTGGCCAGTTTCCCTGAACTGCTTCCCCTTGACCACAAAGGCAAGACGGTGGCCATGACCACGGTGGTGCAGTTCGTCATGCTGGCCTTTGGCGCCTTCATCATGTTCGCCGGTAACGTCAAGGCCAAGGATATCGCCCACTCCAGCGTCTTCACCGCCGGTATGATCGCCGTGGTCTCCATCTTCGGTATTGCCTGGATGAGCGACACCTTTATCTCCGCCAACAAGGGTTATCTGATCGAGACCATCGGTGCCATGGTCAAGACAGCCCCCTGGACCTTTGCCATCGCCACCTTCTGTATCTCGGCCTTTGTCAAGAGTCAGGCCGCCACCCTGGCCATTACCCTGCCGCTGGGGCTGGCCCTGGGTCTGCCGGTGCCCCTGCTGCTGGGCCTGATGCCGGCCAGCTACGCCTACTTCTTCTTTGCCTTCTATCCCAGCGACCTGGCTGCCATCAACATGGACCGTACCGGCACCACCCGGATCGGCAAGTACCTGTTAAACCACAGTTTCATGATCCCCGGCCTGATCGGCGTCAGCACCTCAACCGTCATAGCCTACATCATCTCGCGCTTCATGTTCTAACAGATACCCCGGTTGACAACCGGTAAAACAGGGATAGCATTTCAATACATACCATCAGGCGGTCTGACCGGAATCCGGCCGGACCGCCCTCGTATCGTGCAGCGCCACCAAGAGAGGAGAACAACCATGAAACAGATGTTTGGACGGATCATCATGCTGCTGGGGCTGGCAGTCCTGTTGCTGCCCACCGGTGCACTCCGGGCCGCAGAAGGAGGGAAAAGCGCGTTGGCGGAACTGCACAAGGCCAAGCAGATCGGCTGTGCCGACTGCCACGGCACCGCCAAAAAGATCACCGTTGACGACAGCGAAAAAGGTATCAACCAGAGCTGTGTCGGCTGCCACGGCGACCTGGAGGCCGTGGGTGCCAAGGCCAAGGGGCCGATCAATCCCCACAAATCCCACCTGGGCCAGCCCAACTGCACCGCCTGTCACAGCGGTCACAGCCGTTCTCAGGCCTACTGCCTGAAGTGCCACAGCTACGATATGCCGATTCCGGGCGGCGCAGCCGCAGTAGTGCCGCTGAAACTGAAGAAGTCCGCCAGAAAGGCTGAAAGCACCGATGTTGTCGTGATCGGGGCCGGTGCCGCCGGTATGACCGCCGCCATTACGGCCCATGACGCCGGAGCCAAGGTGATTCTGCTGGAAAAACAGCCGATCACCGGCGGCAACAGCATGCTGGCCGCAGGTGGTATGAACGCTGCCGAGACCAGATTTCAGAACACTAAAGGGATCAAGGACTCGGTTGAACTGATGTATCAGGACACCATGAAGGGCG includes these proteins:
- a CDS encoding anaerobic C4-dicarboxylate transporter; its protein translation is MLMFWIQFVLVLGAVLIGIRRGGVSLGLIGGLGVSLLVLGFRSAPSEPPIAVMLIILAVVTASATLQVAGGLDYLVQLTERMLRAHPKYVTILAPLSTFFLTVCCGTGHAVYALLPVISDVALKTGIRPERPMAISSVASQMGITASPVAAAVTFFLGFAAKAGYPVTLVDIIMVTMPAGVLGVLAAAAWSFNRGKDLDKDQEFQARLEDPDFRNALNANVTTLDQKISTTAKLSVLLFFAGVGSIILLASFPELLPLDHKGKTVAMTTVVQFVMLAFGAFIMFAGNVKAKDIAHSSVFTAGMIAVVSIFGIAWMSDTFISANKGYLIETIGAMVKTAPWTFAIATFCISAFVKSQAATLAITLPLGLALGLPVPLLLGLMPASYAYFFFAFYPSDLAAINMDRTGTTRIGKYLLNHSFMIPGLIGVSTSTVIAYIISRFMF